In Coriobacteriaceae bacterium, a single window of DNA contains:
- the dnaE gene encoding DNA polymerase III subunit alpha — MAFVHLHNHTVFSMLDGATRIQDMVNRAVELGMPAVAITDHGYMYGVPDLALACDAVNHNTPEYKTWSHDKAFLEKDRRDELVEPDPEENPREHAQYVKDMAMWDEKGNIDELKPPLVIKPIFGCEVYFTPDETLARDHKPELYHMILLAKDQEGYVNLMQTVSEAAVQGFYYKPRVTLDNLRRHAKGMICTSACIAGIIPKYIDRGDMEGAIKWAETFRDTFEPGDFYIEIQEHGITTDNGLTDEQMDRTLIDIAKQVGVKVIATNDFHYLRREDAPVQDVIMCIGMNAKVDDPNRMRMTGSEFYMKTEEEMRAMFPYCPEACDNTLEIADKCYVELDWDSIILPRFPLLDPGETHESQFRRECEKGLRQHYGDDWATREICGVNIKERFEYEYKVICDKGFAAYFLIVAEYVQWAKDNGIGVGPGRGSAAGAIVAYAMNITAFDPLENGLMFERFLSPQRTEMPDIDMDFDDERRLEVVEHVRQLYGPEKVTHVITYSTIKAKQAINDAARVLDYPVYMGQRLSKMVSSDPKVKLKQVLEKQPGKEDLFNPDFAEAYKKDDDARRIIDTALSIEGLTRGEGVHACAVLICRDPVNEHVPTKLDTKGGVEITQYEGHTVADMGLLKMDFLGLRTLTVISKAKANIKKNFGIDIKEEEIPFDDPEIFKLMGSGHTAGVFQVESAGMTATIKNMKPTEYKHVVALIALYRPGPLGAGMVSSYINRMNGKEPAVSYDDRLDDILGETYGTMVYQEQVMLISVEMCGFSKGESDSRIRKPVAKKKIKLLTSTVLHWEDGSDETTYDHWMNGAIKNNYTREVAQKIWDDVLEFASYAFNKSHSAGYAILVMQTAWLKAHYPHEYMAAVLTSYTGKTDKIVHYVSACRHDGIPVLSPDVNESGTEFTATKEGVRFGLAGIRCVGTGVAQAIIAEREAGGPFKTLHDFVERVDSSQANRRVIESLIKAGAFDSTGYPRRQMMHFVDKNNPENIIDAAVKRQKDRASGQTSFFDMFGDVEGSGFEVSVPDPDGQEWDRHLKLSQEKEVLGIYVSDHPLRPFEYALAKARDFSFSQIDTGYEVQNPTGGTINQEIPEGKALWWAGMVSSVSKRVTKNGDPMGIVQLEDMEGEATVVVFPKTYKEAEGYLYGEVDPETGAQLSDAFVRIKGKLERSDRGDQIIAQEIVPLELNEENNKPKVFEVMVPNSRFSQGNMARLATVLTANPGGDRVEIFIEQVDGRVLRAEVPAKVNARSIPLLAEAKAIVGNQGRVTVI, encoded by the coding sequence ATGGCATTTGTCCATCTGCACAATCACACTGTTTTCTCCATGCTCGACGGCGCAACCCGTATCCAGGATATGGTCAATCGCGCCGTAGAGCTGGGCATGCCCGCCGTGGCCATTACCGATCACGGCTACATGTATGGCGTGCCCGACTTGGCGCTGGCCTGCGACGCCGTCAACCACAACACGCCCGAGTACAAAACCTGGAGCCACGACAAGGCCTTCTTGGAAAAGGATCGCCGCGACGAGTTGGTGGAGCCCGATCCCGAGGAAAACCCGCGCGAGCATGCCCAGTATGTGAAGGACATGGCCATGTGGGACGAGAAGGGCAATATCGACGAGCTCAAGCCACCCCTGGTCATCAAACCCATCTTTGGCTGCGAGGTCTACTTTACGCCGGACGAGACGCTCGCCCGCGACCATAAGCCCGAGCTCTACCACATGATCCTTCTGGCCAAGGACCAGGAGGGTTACGTCAACCTGATGCAGACGGTCTCCGAGGCCGCCGTGCAGGGCTTTTACTACAAGCCGCGCGTGACGCTCGACAACCTGCGCCGCCATGCCAAGGGCATGATCTGCACCAGCGCCTGCATCGCCGGCATCATTCCCAAGTACATCGACCGCGGTGATATGGAGGGCGCCATCAAGTGGGCCGAGACTTTCCGTGACACCTTCGAGCCCGGCGACTTTTATATCGAGATCCAGGAACACGGCATCACCACCGACAACGGCCTGACCGACGAGCAGATGGACCGCACGCTCATCGACATCGCCAAGCAGGTGGGCGTCAAGGTCATCGCCACCAACGACTTCCACTACCTGCGCCGCGAGGACGCGCCCGTGCAGGACGTCATCATGTGCATTGGCATGAACGCCAAGGTCGACGACCCCAACCGCATGCGCATGACCGGCTCGGAGTTTTACATGAAGACCGAGGAGGAGATGCGGGCGATGTTCCCGTATTGCCCCGAGGCCTGCGACAACACGCTCGAGATTGCCGACAAGTGCTATGTGGAGCTGGACTGGGATTCCATCATCCTGCCGCGCTTCCCGTTGCTCGATCCCGGCGAGACGCACGAGAGCCAGTTCCGCCGCGAGTGCGAGAAGGGCCTGCGCCAACACTACGGTGACGACTGGGCCACGCGCGAGATCTGTGGCGTCAACATCAAAGAGCGCTTTGAGTACGAATACAAGGTCATCTGCGACAAGGGCTTTGCCGCCTACTTTTTGATCGTCGCCGAGTACGTGCAATGGGCCAAGGACAACGGCATCGGCGTCGGTCCCGGCCGTGGCTCGGCCGCCGGTGCTATCGTCGCCTACGCCATGAACATCACCGCGTTCGACCCGCTCGAGAACGGCCTGATGTTCGAGAGGTTCCTGTCCCCGCAGCGTACCGAGATGCCCGATATCGATATGGACTTCGACGATGAGCGGCGCCTCGAGGTCGTGGAGCACGTTCGCCAGCTCTACGGCCCCGAGAAGGTCACCCACGTCATCACCTACTCGACCATTAAGGCCAAGCAGGCCATCAACGACGCCGCACGCGTTCTGGACTACCCGGTCTACATGGGCCAGCGCCTGTCCAAGATGGTTTCGAGCGACCCCAAGGTCAAGCTCAAGCAGGTGCTCGAAAAGCAACCCGGCAAAGAGGATCTGTTTAACCCCGACTTTGCCGAGGCCTATAAAAAGGATGACGACGCCCGCCGTATCATCGACACGGCGCTCTCGATCGAGGGCCTCACCCGTGGCGAGGGTGTGCACGCGTGCGCCGTCCTGATCTGCCGCGATCCCGTCAACGAGCATGTGCCCACCAAGCTCGATACCAAGGGCGGCGTCGAGATTACCCAGTACGAGGGTCATACCGTTGCCGACATGGGCCTGCTCAAGATGGACTTCCTGGGCCTGCGCACGCTGACGGTTATCTCCAAGGCCAAGGCAAACATCAAAAAGAACTTCGGCATCGACATCAAAGAGGAAGAGATTCCTTTTGACGACCCCGAGATCTTTAAGCTCATGGGTTCCGGCCACACCGCCGGCGTCTTCCAGGTCGAGTCCGCAGGCATGACGGCCACGATCAAGAACATGAAGCCCACCGAGTACAAGCACGTCGTAGCATTGATCGCCCTGTACCGCCCGGGCCCGCTGGGCGCCGGCATGGTTTCGTCCTACATCAACCGTATGAACGGCAAGGAGCCGGCGGTCTCCTACGACGACCGCCTGGACGACATCCTGGGCGAAACCTACGGCACCATGGTCTACCAGGAGCAGGTTATGCTCATCTCCGTCGAGATGTGCGGCTTCTCCAAGGGCGAATCGGACTCGCGTATCCGTAAGCCCGTGGCTAAGAAGAAAATCAAGCTGCTCACGTCGACGGTGCTCCACTGGGAGGATGGCTCCGACGAGACCACCTACGACCACTGGATGAACGGCGCCATCAAGAACAACTACACGCGCGAGGTCGCCCAGAAGATTTGGGACGATGTTCTCGAGTTCGCGTCCTACGCCTTCAACAAGTCGCACTCCGCCGGCTACGCCATTCTGGTTATGCAGACGGCGTGGCTCAAGGCGCACTATCCGCACGAGTACATGGCGGCCGTTCTGACGTCCTATACGGGCAAGACCGACAAGATCGTGCACTACGTCTCGGCATGCCGTCACGACGGCATCCCCGTGCTGTCGCCAGATGTCAACGAGTCCGGTACCGAGTTCACGGCTACCAAGGAGGGCGTGCGCTTTGGTCTGGCCGGCATCCGCTGCGTGGGCACCGGCGTGGCGCAGGCGATTATCGCCGAGCGCGAGGCGGGCGGCCCGTTTAAGACGCTGCACGACTTTGTCGAGCGCGTGGACTCGAGCCAGGCCAACCGTCGCGTGATCGAATCGCTCATCAAGGCAGGCGCCTTCGACTCCACGGGGTATCCGCGTCGCCAGATGATGCACTTTGTGGATAAGAACAACCCCGAGAACATCATCGATGCCGCCGTGAAGCGCCAAAAGGATCGCGCGAGCGGCCAGACGTCGTTCTTCGATATGTTCGGCGACGTTGAGGGCTCGGGCTTTGAGGTGAGCGTGCCCGATCCGGACGGCCAGGAGTGGGACCGCCACCTTAAGCTGAGCCAGGAGAAGGAGGTTCTGGGCATCTATGTCTCGGACCACCCGTTGCGCCCGTTTGAGTATGCGCTAGCCAAGGCGCGCGACTTCTCGTTCTCGCAGATCGACACCGGTTACGAGGTGCAAAACCCCACGGGCGGTACCATCAACCAGGAGATTCCCGAGGGCAAGGCGCTGTGGTGGGCCGGTATGGTCTCGAGCGTGTCCAAGCGCGTGACCAAAAACGGCGACCCCATGGGCATCGTGCAGCTCGAGGACATGGAAGGTGAGGCCACGGTCGTGGTGTTCCCCAAGACCTACAAGGAGGCCGAGGGGTACCTGTACGGCGAGGTCGATCCCGAGACCGGCGCGCAGCTGTCCGATGCGTTTGTGCGCATTAAGGGCAAGCTTGAGCGCTCGGACCGCGGCGATCAGATCATCGCGCAGGAGATCGTGCCACTGGAGCTTAATGAGGAGAACAACAAGCCCAAGGTGTTTGAGGTCATGGTGCCCAACAGCCGCTTTAGCCAGGGCAATATGGCGCGTCTTGCCACGGTGCTTACCGCCAACCCGGGCGGCGACCGCGTGGAGATCTTTATCGAGCAGGTGGACGGGCGTGTGCTGCGTGCCGAGGTGCCGGCCAAGGTCAACGCACGCTCGATTCCGCTGTTGGCAGAGGCAAAAGCCATCGTGGGTAACCAGGGTCGCGTGACGGTGATCTAA
- a CDS encoding UvrD-helicase domain-containing protein, with product MDLSTLMPQQLQIVKTLDRPLFVSAGAGSGKTFTLTRRIVYALSPESGPFVEHLNQVLAITFTKDAAAEIRDRVRRALIEEGMDEEALTVDDAWISTIHGMCSRILRAHALELGIDPEFTVLTDTDELMDQAVEHVLARATAPDAAPELAASLKALYAWYPMAGEGGPFGAGTTIKGLVRDLLELSSQLPGGMDDVRVARGQADTSALADAYRSALGASKAATEKAQTALDAIDAFEASGKTMADAARLMMSCTMPRASKAFPKEQVELLKAEAADAFINIVLACGGPALEALVGLARAVEAEYRALKAGQSALDNNDLLRMAYEALRDYPAIRAAYEGRFKMVMIDEFQDTDQMQVDLIRYLTGAGERALCTVGDAQQSIYRFRGAEVEVFRRQERKVGSSAAPETSVASDAPAGELVKLVRNFRSHDEVLRYVARVFDGDDGGLMQGFLDLEASDGHKDTLVADASRRQAFFVAGGSMQERTQAKARAIAERFHALADAGQPQGGMVLLLGRMTNAGVYAQAFRDQGLDCVIAGGSVFAQAAEVQTVRALVCALANPADTAQGLMPLLASPMFALGAQEFLALATKLDEQTGETSRRNIDVGIMSDSDVPGLQNLPLVTRAREVLRYALRRVGRDSFAAIARDVVNASGWFVRLAQRGPEGKAIAANVLKALDAVAEAEAELGNSPRSIALAFDRFLAGKEAPGALNEEGDGAVRIMTVHASKGLEYPVVAVAECFGVRKSSGAAQMGRVEGGAQVVALPARFDGVKLADGTFVKGDDVKKQFEHAFKGKGTSLWLPPELMEDVCATGSPAEAFARLRNDDLQLSLEERARLLYVAMTRARELVILAMDAGVSRGKVTAPTFDVETDLTYDVLRRILPTGSLDMPQLDSDRLVFDNSKPGDYELISLADFTFGEQAFEANASLDAEGRLVRGDVDTDTADDSASTIVPGPADPKPDSFELVYPQAVGVRMGICPYPMRDSYSYSSIAAALHAEAEDRSAEARVPMDEAGDDAESDGSEMTDADVAAVEPAGNPMALGSAFHAACQWLIEMGADALPAERADALARLWCLTPEQCERFDVALDRWLKSAVRADLLAWPCVRAEVPFFSLGCEDEDIARYGAYAEGAIDALATNPADSSCALVIDYKTGGTPDETPDQLLEKHALQARVYSDVLHKAGFEAVTVKFVRVEQPDPTIFVEPAEPQVVTYNF from the coding sequence ATGGATCTTTCGACCTTGATGCCGCAACAGCTGCAGATCGTCAAGACGCTCGACCGTCCGCTGTTTGTCTCGGCGGGCGCCGGTTCGGGCAAGACCTTTACCCTCACGCGCCGCATCGTCTACGCGCTCTCGCCCGAATCCGGTCCGTTCGTTGAGCATCTGAACCAGGTGCTCGCCATTACCTTTACCAAAGATGCCGCGGCCGAGATCCGTGACCGCGTGCGTCGCGCGCTTATCGAAGAGGGTATGGACGAGGAGGCCCTGACCGTCGACGACGCTTGGATCTCGACCATTCACGGTATGTGTTCGCGCATCCTGCGCGCGCATGCGTTGGAGCTGGGCATCGATCCCGAGTTCACGGTGCTTACCGATACCGATGAGCTTATGGATCAGGCTGTTGAGCATGTGCTGGCCCGCGCGACGGCGCCCGATGCCGCCCCCGAGCTCGCGGCATCGCTCAAGGCCCTCTACGCCTGGTATCCCATGGCGGGCGAGGGCGGTCCCTTTGGCGCCGGCACGACCATCAAGGGTCTGGTGCGCGACCTGCTGGAGCTCTCGAGCCAGCTGCCGGGCGGTATGGACGACGTGCGCGTGGCGCGCGGCCAGGCCGACACCTCGGCCCTTGCCGATGCCTATCGATCGGCGTTGGGCGCAAGCAAGGCCGCGACCGAAAAAGCGCAGACGGCGCTCGATGCCATCGACGCGTTCGAGGCGAGCGGCAAGACCATGGCCGATGCGGCGCGACTCATGATGTCGTGCACCATGCCGCGCGCGAGCAAGGCATTCCCTAAGGAGCAGGTGGAGCTACTCAAGGCAGAGGCCGCCGATGCGTTTATCAATATCGTGCTGGCCTGCGGCGGTCCCGCGCTCGAGGCACTGGTGGGGCTTGCCCGTGCTGTAGAGGCTGAGTACCGCGCGCTCAAGGCCGGCCAGTCTGCCCTCGACAACAACGATCTGCTGCGCATGGCCTACGAGGCCCTGCGCGATTACCCGGCCATCCGAGCGGCATACGAGGGTCGCTTTAAGATGGTCATGATCGATGAGTTCCAGGATACCGATCAGATGCAGGTCGACCTGATCCGTTACCTGACGGGTGCGGGGGAGCGCGCGTTGTGTACCGTAGGCGATGCACAGCAGTCGATCTACCGCTTCCGCGGGGCGGAGGTCGAGGTGTTCCGTCGCCAGGAGCGCAAGGTGGGCTCCTCTGCTGCGCCCGAGACGTCCGTCGCATCCGATGCCCCTGCCGGCGAACTCGTCAAACTCGTGCGCAATTTCCGCAGCCACGACGAGGTGCTGCGCTATGTGGCACGCGTCTTCGACGGCGATGACGGCGGCCTGATGCAGGGCTTTTTGGATCTTGAGGCGAGCGACGGCCACAAGGACACGCTGGTGGCGGACGCCTCGCGCCGCCAGGCCTTCTTTGTTGCCGGCGGCAGTATGCAGGAGCGCACGCAGGCCAAGGCCCGTGCGATCGCCGAGCGATTCCATGCGCTTGCCGATGCCGGCCAGCCCCAGGGCGGCATGGTGCTGCTGCTGGGTCGCATGACCAATGCCGGCGTCTACGCGCAGGCCTTCCGCGACCAAGGACTCGACTGCGTCATCGCAGGCGGCTCGGTCTTTGCCCAGGCGGCCGAGGTGCAGACGGTGCGTGCCCTGGTCTGCGCGCTCGCCAATCCGGCCGATACGGCCCAAGGCCTTATGCCGTTGCTGGCCTCGCCGATGTTTGCACTCGGCGCCCAGGAGTTCCTGGCGCTGGCGACCAAGCTCGACGAGCAGACGGGCGAGACGTCGCGCCGCAATATCGATGTGGGCATCATGAGCGATTCCGATGTGCCGGGTTTGCAGAACCTGCCGCTCGTGACGCGTGCCCGCGAGGTGCTGCGCTACGCGCTTCGTCGCGTGGGACGCGATTCGTTCGCCGCCATCGCGCGCGATGTGGTCAATGCCTCCGGCTGGTTCGTGCGTCTGGCGCAGCGCGGCCCCGAGGGCAAGGCCATTGCCGCCAACGTGCTCAAGGCGCTCGACGCCGTGGCCGAGGCAGAGGCCGAGCTCGGCAATTCTCCGCGCTCCATCGCGCTCGCCTTCGACCGCTTCTTGGCGGGCAAGGAGGCCCCGGGCGCCCTCAACGAGGAGGGCGACGGCGCGGTGCGCATCATGACCGTGCATGCGTCCAAGGGCCTGGAGTATCCGGTCGTGGCGGTTGCCGAGTGTTTTGGCGTGCGCAAATCGTCCGGTGCGGCACAGATGGGTCGCGTCGAGGGCGGAGCGCAAGTCGTGGCGCTGCCGGCGCGCTTCGATGGCGTTAAGCTTGCCGACGGAACCTTCGTGAAGGGCGATGACGTCAAAAAGCAGTTTGAACACGCGTTTAAGGGCAAGGGCACGTCGCTGTGGCTGCCGCCAGAGCTTATGGAGGACGTATGCGCGACGGGCTCTCCCGCCGAGGCATTTGCCCGCCTGCGTAACGACGACCTGCAGCTTTCGCTCGAGGAGCGGGCTCGTCTGCTCTATGTCGCCATGACGCGAGCGCGCGAGCTGGTGATCTTGGCGATGGATGCCGGCGTGAGCCGCGGCAAGGTGACGGCGCCGACCTTCGATGTCGAGACCGATCTGACCTACGACGTGCTGCGCCGCATCCTGCCGACCGGCAGCCTGGACATGCCGCAGCTCGATAGTGACCGTTTGGTGTTCGACAACTCCAAGCCGGGCGATTACGAGCTCATCTCGCTGGCGGACTTTACGTTTGGTGAGCAGGCGTTTGAGGCTAACGCTTCGCTGGATGCCGAGGGCAGGCTTGTTCGCGGCGATGTCGATACAGATACTGCCGACGATTCGGCCAGTACAATCGTTCCCGGTCCTGCCGACCCCAAGCCCGATTCGTTTGAGCTTGTGTATCCCCAGGCAGTGGGCGTGCGCATGGGCATCTGTCCGTATCCGATGCGTGATTCGTATAGCTACTCGTCAATCGCCGCGGCGCTCCATGCCGAGGCGGAAGATCGTTCCGCCGAGGCGCGTGTTCCCATGGACGAGGCCGGCGATGATGCGGAGTCGGATGGATCGGAGATGACGGATGCAGACGTGGCCGCCGTTGAGCCCGCCGGCAACCCCATGGCGCTGGGCTCGGCGTTCCATGCCGCCTGCCAGTGGCTGATCGAGATGGGTGCCGATGCGCTGCCCGCTGAGCGTGCCGATGCGCTGGCGCGCCTGTGGTGCCTGACGCCGGAGCAGTGTGAACGCTTCGACGTTGCCCTGGACCGCTGGCTCAAGTCGGCTGTTCGTGCCGACCTGCTCGCGTGGCCGTGCGTTCGCGCCGAGGTGCCGTTCTTTTCACTGGGCTGCGAGGACGAGGACATCGCTCGCTACGGTGCTTATGCCGAGGGCGCCATCGACGCTTTGGCGACGAACCCGGCGGATTCGTCATGCGCGCTGGTCATCGACTACAAGACGGGCGGCACGCCGGACGAGACGCCGGACCAGCTGCTCGAGAAGCACGCCTTGCAGGCACGTGTCTATTCGGATGTCCTGCACAAGGCGGGCTTTGAGGCCGTGACCGTCAAGTTCGTCCGCGTGGAGCAGCCGGATCCAACCATCTTCGTCGAACCCGCCGAGCCTCAGGTGGTCACCTACAATTTCTAG
- a CDS encoding PD-(D/E)XK nuclease family protein, which produces MPVRIYTTNAGADLSDAEAALLADLIARHGRAVLLAPTFAELDLCRHDAAEAGVSLGIDYKTPTSWLRSLWELLGDGRGFVDNLQRQMLFSDMVARLDDADLQPLSRSQGTVRMLARMARDVLPGVAGTGAERCCDNVCKPKPRSDAEARVFELLCAYARGLDRRDMVEPCEAADIMAGALADNLPGCARAVCVRSVTSFTYSLLELLSAVANNGGEVVVLLAREQAAMREELAAAFDVRGVLFEIAPLDEDAGAPAIAPKSVVRPAFVEVAGPHARARVYADVIDKMVKARKESKVNDAASAPVDPVRVLVVSARAPQLFGELSARLAARHIAAEMTEFTAFSQSIAGRQFTALANLIERMKAADEGTASKTEWWPAPELADWIYSPLSGADAASARGFDKNMRLSRNKTTAGVKSLLQSVQGQVRGARKAASEENWFKNVPCVVSDVFQALWRDKPVTALKAMLAVAEALPDRALGGLDGQARRQAETALLRHAIDILMNDARALDVSQAATVPVLDGVRTKVDKRSTAYDYVTYEVDRTPRAQVRFASLADASVLRPGDYDAVLFADVDLDSYPLSHEEGPLATLTAELRRDGVSLEPAALLRVRFGRAMQAASGPVALARVTHDRQARECYPAAVWTELRAHAEAAGAAKVTCVGEGDIIADFDPAAGEGLRRERVTCEAPQHLSDEAIPYLVLRRRDGEGEDAPLVPRLTSASQIEAYSTCPLCWFVSYRVKPQSIDAGFGNMEKGNFVHDVLEHLHARLPQEGMERVTPENLPRAQELLRKVFDETLAEHASKRGNEGPLVPLSPVEERQVAEILPQLEGVLAYEAEALTPFVPRYLEFAFNDLNVEYAGWPLGGRIDRVDVDAENRAVVIDYKHRTGVEEFKLADPTVRDEESGEAAIDDPRWLPPHTQTLIYAQAMRRALGLDTRAALYFSTKGGKPALRGAASAELLEEERGDGRIPGLKKGFPGEGGNMDFDALLDRVEAGIAERLRELEAGNVAAVDPASTQAAHARCSYNHEGTFVRRDV; this is translated from the coding sequence ATGCCTGTTCGAATCTATACCACCAACGCCGGCGCGGATTTGAGCGATGCCGAGGCGGCGCTGCTTGCCGACCTTATTGCCCGCCACGGGCGTGCCGTGCTGCTGGCGCCAACGTTTGCCGAGCTCGACCTGTGCCGTCATGATGCGGCGGAAGCCGGCGTTTCGCTGGGTATTGACTACAAGACGCCTACATCGTGGCTTCGCTCGCTTTGGGAGCTTTTGGGCGACGGGCGCGGTTTCGTCGACAACCTGCAGCGCCAGATGCTGTTTTCGGACATGGTAGCGCGTCTCGACGACGCCGACCTGCAGCCGCTTTCGCGCAGCCAGGGCACGGTGCGTATGCTCGCGCGTATGGCTCGCGATGTGCTGCCGGGTGTGGCAGGGACAGGTGCCGAGCGTTGCTGCGACAACGTTTGCAAGCCCAAGCCCAGAAGCGACGCCGAGGCTCGCGTGTTTGAACTTTTGTGCGCCTATGCGCGCGGTTTGGACCGTCGAGATATGGTCGAGCCCTGCGAGGCGGCTGACATTATGGCCGGCGCTTTGGCCGACAACCTGCCGGGGTGCGCCCGCGCCGTTTGCGTGCGCAGCGTCACGTCATTTACGTATAGCCTGCTCGAGCTGCTGTCCGCCGTGGCAAACAACGGGGGAGAGGTTGTCGTGCTGCTTGCTCGCGAGCAAGCGGCGATGCGCGAGGAGCTTGCCGCGGCATTTGATGTCCGCGGTGTGCTGTTTGAGATCGCGCCGCTGGACGAGGATGCCGGCGCTCCCGCGATTGCTCCAAAGTCCGTCGTACGTCCTGCCTTTGTGGAAGTCGCCGGGCCCCATGCCCGTGCCCGTGTCTATGCGGACGTCATCGATAAGATGGTGAAAGCGCGCAAGGAGTCCAAGGTCAACGATGCCGCCTCCGCACCCGTCGATCCCGTGCGCGTACTCGTGGTGTCCGCCCGGGCACCCCAGCTGTTCGGCGAACTCTCTGCTCGTTTGGCGGCGCGTCACATTGCGGCCGAGATGACTGAGTTTACGGCGTTTTCCCAGTCCATCGCGGGCAGGCAGTTTACGGCGCTCGCCAACCTGATCGAGCGTATGAAAGCCGCCGACGAGGGTACCGCTTCCAAGACCGAGTGGTGGCCCGCTCCAGAGCTTGCCGACTGGATTTATAGTCCGCTTTCGGGTGCCGACGCCGCGAGCGCCCGCGGCTTCGACAAGAACATGCGCCTGTCGCGCAACAAGACCACGGCGGGCGTCAAGAGCCTGCTGCAGAGCGTGCAGGGTCAGGTGAGGGGCGCTCGCAAGGCCGCCAGCGAAGAAAACTGGTTTAAGAACGTGCCATGCGTGGTCTCGGACGTGTTTCAGGCGCTGTGGCGCGACAAGCCCGTGACGGCGCTCAAGGCCATGCTCGCCGTTGCCGAGGCGCTGCCCGATCGCGCTCTAGGCGGCCTTGACGGCCAGGCCCGTCGCCAGGCAGAGACGGCTCTGCTGCGCCATGCCATCGACATCCTTATGAACGATGCTCGCGCGCTCGACGTGTCGCAGGCCGCGACCGTGCCAGTTCTCGACGGCGTTCGAACCAAGGTGGACAAGCGCAGTACCGCTTACGATTACGTGACCTACGAGGTCGATCGCACGCCACGGGCGCAAGTACGCTTCGCGTCGCTTGCCGATGCGTCGGTCCTGCGTCCCGGCGACTACGATGCCGTGCTGTTTGCCGATGTCGACCTGGACAGCTACCCGCTTTCGCACGAAGAGGGCCCGCTTGCCACGTTGACGGCCGAGCTGCGTCGCGACGGCGTGTCTTTGGAGCCCGCCGCCCTGCTGCGCGTGCGCTTTGGCCGTGCAATGCAGGCGGCGAGCGGTCCGGTTGCGCTCGCCCGCGTGACGCACGATCGCCAGGCACGCGAGTGCTACCCGGCAGCCGTATGGACCGAGCTGCGGGCGCATGCCGAGGCCGCTGGCGCCGCCAAGGTTACGTGCGTGGGCGAGGGCGATATTATCGCCGACTTTGATCCCGCTGCAGGCGAAGGTCTTAGGCGCGAGCGCGTGACCTGCGAAGCTCCTCAGCATCTGAGCGATGAGGCCATTCCGTATCTGGTCCTGCGCCGTCGCGATGGCGAGGGCGAGGATGCGCCGCTGGTGCCGCGCCTGACGTCTGCCTCGCAGATCGAGGCCTATTCGACCTGCCCGCTATGCTGGTTCGTCTCGTACCGCGTGAAGCCCCAGTCGATCGACGCCGGCTTTGGCAATATGGAGAAGGGCAACTTTGTCCACGACGTGCTGGAGCACCTGCACGCCCGTCTGCCCCAAGAGGGCATGGAGCGCGTGACGCCCGAGAACCTGCCACGTGCCCAGGAGCTGCTGCGCAAGGTCTTTGACGAGACCTTGGCCGAGCATGCCTCCAAGCGTGGCAACGAGGGCCCGCTCGTGCCGCTCTCTCCGGTGGAGGAGCGCCAGGTGGCCGAGATTCTGCCGCAGCTGGAGGGCGTGCTTGCCTATGAAGCCGAGGCGCTGACCCCCTTTGTTCCGCGCTACCTGGAGTTTGCCTTTAACGATCTTAACGTTGAGTATGCCGGCTGGCCGCTTGGCGGGCGCATCGACCGTGTGGACGTGGACGCCGAGAATCGCGCCGTGGTAATCGACTACAAGCATCGCACGGGCGTTGAGGAGTTTAAACTCGCCGACCCTACGGTGCGCGACGAGGAATCGGGTGAGGCTGCCATCGACGACCCGCGGTGGCTACCGCCACATACCCAAACGCTCATCTACGCCCAGGCCATGCGCCGGGCGCTGGGCCTAGATACCCGTGCTGCGCTCTATTTCTCGACCAAGGGCGGCAAGCCCGCGCTGCGCGGCGCGGCGAGTGCCGAGTTGCTCGAGGAAGAGCGCGGCGACGGTCGCATCCCGGGGCTTAAGAAGGGCTTTCCCGGCGAGGGCGGCAACATGGACTTCGATGCGCTGCTCGACCGCGTGGAGGCCGGCATCGCCGAGCGCCTGCGCGAGCTCGAGGCGGGCAACGTGGCTGCTGTCGACCCGGCGTCGACGCAGGCCGCGCATGCGCGCTGCTCGTATAACCATGAAGGAACGTTTGTAAGGAGGGACGTGTAG
- a CDS encoding YerC/YecD family TrpR-related protein: MNIENMFDKPDVKQLVHAFSLLDDEKDIQAFLTDICTPREICDLSQRLQVARYLDEGEPYVEVQARTGASSTTVSRVSKALNGEYGGYRKILIKLEDGE, encoded by the coding sequence ATGAATATCGAGAACATGTTTGACAAGCCTGATGTCAAGCAGCTGGTCCACGCATTTAGTCTTTTGGATGACGAGAAGGATATCCAAGCGTTTTTGACCGATATCTGCACGCCGCGCGAGATCTGCGATCTTTCGCAACGTCTGCAGGTTGCGCGCTATCTGGATGAGGGCGAGCCTTATGTTGAGGTTCAGGCCCGCACCGGCGCTTCGTCCACTACGGTGAGCCGCGTTTCAAAGGCGCTGAACGGCGAGTACGGCGGCTATCGCAAGATCCTCATCAAGCTGGAGGATGGCGAGTAG